The following are from one region of the Plasmodium gaboni strain SY75 chromosome 12, whole genome shotgun sequence genome:
- a CDS encoding putative mitosis protein dim1, producing the protein MLHHLHSGWAVDQAILSEEERLVCIRFGHDYDPDCMKMDELLFKVVEDIRNFCVIYLVDITEVPDFNTMYELYDPVSVMFFYRNKHMMIDLGTGNNNKINWPMNNKQEFIDIVETIFRGARKGRGLVISPKDYSTKYKY; encoded by the coding sequence ATGTTACATCATTTACATAGCGGCTGGGCCGTTGACCAAGCTATATTAAGCGAAGAAGAAAGATTAGTTTGCATTCGTTTTGGTCATGATTATGACCCAGATTGTATGAAAATGGATGAGTTATTATTTAAAGTAGTAGAAGACATCAGAAATTTTTGTGTTATTTATTTGGTAGATATAACAGAAGTACCTGACTTTAATACTATGTATGAATTATATGACCCTGTTTCAgttatgtttttttatcGAAACAAACATATGATGATTGATCTAGGTACtggaaataataataaaattaattggcctatgaataataaacaaGAATTTATTGATATAGTAGAAACAATATTTAGAGGTGCAAGAAAAGGAAGAGGTTTAGTTATATCCCCAAAAGATTATTCGAccaaatataaatactga
- a CDS encoding putative pre-mRNA-splicing factor ATP-dependent RNA helicase PRP2, with the protein MNEKSDLHKRSIEFADNDESKKKIKTDEEENDIMDSKGKDSYSLYLEYQKGRNKKLKNNEEYIEYLKKDARRKYLKEREKEKLDITKKLLDDELLYSTVKLEGKDLKELQFSKKIYNIAKENINLREKLQEESYYFQQDVDKNKKIQTYENNKVDKSLYNYDEQILNKGILKFGSAISKENLQKQNNNEFVFDDDIITTNRKSIKRASFEEKKWNESPTTKKKKKKDDMESDNKCDKDDKYYKRHKHDKHDKYDKYEKYDKYEKYDKYDKYEKYDKYEKYDKYEKYDKYEKYDKYDKHDKHDKYDKHDKYDKHDKHDKHDKHDKHDKHDKHDKHDKHDKYDKHDKDNKKYPSKYKEINTSYESNSPTDSTYKSEEESTSSVDKYHRNNKHDNDKIKHEKKKKKSIMTDEERNVDSNKRSFEKKESELNENGLTDVVEFVHLESFYGMNEKEKELEKLFEDIKKRKEKKMKKIIDERKRLPIYSYRYDILKAIKNNKILILVGETGSGKSTQLTQYLYECKYHMYGNIICTQPRRIACIAIANRVAEEMNVKIGKEVGYVIRFQNKTSEATKIMYMTDGMFLRLLLYNPTLEDISVLIIDEAHERALHTDVILPIVKDICNFRENIRVVISSATLDAEKISTYFNCAPIFYVPGRKYNVDIYYTINNESNYISAIVITILQIHITQGKGDILVFLPGQYEIELVQQELENKLNELAPKYRNLIILPIYSSLPVEYQARIFEDVTEEDNMKFLEDINDKNDENNKNHKDNDKNNKKDEDNNSKMNVSQSKNKKNINEEIEELKRVNTNNRIRRKIILSTNICETSITIDNIVYVIDSGLCKQKIYNPNSGIESLVTLPCSKASVNQRTGRAGRKRDGKCFRLFTKKSFIDLSDNSIPEIQRCEISSMILLLKSLGMDDIINFDFLDPPSPIVIIKGLELLYSLGALNDEGNLTRTGRKMAEFPTDVKSSKMILSAAEKYNCVDEILNIASMLTHANNIFYVQKGKEKEAENIKKMFIIEGGGDFLLFLNIYKQCEENNFSTSFCYDHFLQYHTLIKVKDVKTQLLSICEKIDIPITSCGIENHESLNNIKKSIVSAFFTNAALPVNKTELKIIKLNQVVSIYPNSVLFKKNIMEENENVCIIFYEVIKLNKSYIRHNIPVNKNLLFQIADFYFLNKTE; encoded by the coding sequence ATGAATGAAAAAAGTGATTTACACAAGAGATCAATTGAATTTGCAGATAATGATgaatcaaaaaaaaaaataaaaacagacgaagaagaaaatgatataatgGATAGTAAAGGAAAAGATTcttattctttatatttagaATATCAAAAAGGTaggaataaaaaattaaagaataatgaagaatatattgaatatttaaaaaaagatgctaggagaaaatatttaaaagaaagagaaaaagaaaaattagatataacaaagaaattattagatgatgaattattatatagtACTGTAAAATTAGAAGGAAAAgatttaaaagaattacagttttctaaaaaaatatataatatagctaaagaaaatataaatttaagAGAAAAATTACAAGAAgaatcatattattttcaacAAGATgtagataaaaataaaaaaatacaaacATATGAAAACAACAAAGTAGAtaaatcattatataattatgatgaacaaattttaaataaagGAATTCTCAAATTTGGATCTGCAATTTCAAAAGAAAATCtacaaaaacaaaataataatgaatttGTTTTTGACGACGATATTATAACAACTAATAGGAAAAGTATAAAAAGGGCATCCTTCGAAGAGAAAAAATGGAATGAGTCACcaacaacaaaaaaaaaaaaaaaaaaagacgACATGGAAAGTGACAACAAGTGTGATAAGGatgataaatattataaacGTCATAAACATGACAAACatgataaatatgataaatatgaaaaatatgataaatatgaaaaatatgataaatatgataaatatgaaaaatatgataaatatgaaaaatatgataaatatgaaaaatatgataaatatgaaaaatatgataaatatgaCAAACATGACAAACATGATAAATATGACAAACATGATAAATATGACAAACATGACAAACATGACAAACATGACAAACATGACAAACATGACAAACATGACAAACATGACAAACATGACAAACATGATAAATATGACAAACATGAcaaagataataaaaaataccCTTCcaaatataaagaaataaatacCTCTTATGAAAGCAATAGTCCCACTGATAGCACTTATAAAAGTGAAGAGGAAAGCACCTCATCAGTGGATAAATATCATAGAAACAATAAACATGATAATGACAAAATAAAAcatgaaaagaaaaaaaaaaagagtATAATGACAGATGAAGAAAGAAATGTTGATAGTAATAAGAGATCCTTTGAAAAAAAGGAATCCgaattaaatgaaaatggACTTACAGATGTTGTTGAATTTGTACATTTAGAAAGTTTTTATGGTATgaatgaaaaagaaaaagaattagaaaaactttttgaagatataaaaaaaagaaaagaaaagaaaatgaaaaaaattattgaTGAAAGGAAAAGGTTACCTATATATAGTTATAGATACGACATATTGAAAgctataaaaaataataaaattttaatattagTAGGTGAAACAGGTAGTGGAAAAAGTACACAATTAACtcaatatttatatgaatgtaaatatcatatgtatggtaatattatatgtacaCAACCAAGAAGAATTGCATGTATAGCTATAGCAAATAGAGTAGCAGAAGAAATGAATGTAAAAATAGGTAAAGAAGTTGGATATGTAATTAGAtttcaaaataaaacaaGTGAAGCTACCaaaattatgtatatgACAGATGGTATGTTTTTACgtttgttattatataatcCAACATTAGAAGATATATCTGTATTAATTATTGATGAAGCTCATGAAAGAGCTTTACATACTGATGTTATTTTGCCCATAGTAAAAGATATATGTAACTTTAGAGAAAATATTAGAGTTGTTATATCTTCAGCTACTTTAGATGCAGAAAAAATATCTACTTATTTTAATTGTGCACCCATTTTTTATGTACCAggaagaaaatataatgtagatatatactatacaataaataatgaaagTAATTATATATCAGCCATTGTAATAACTATATTACAAATACATATAACTCAAGGAAAAGGGGATATTTTAGTATTTTTACCAGGTCAATATGAAATTGAATTAGTTCAACAGGAActagaaaataaattaaatgaacTGGCTCCAAAATATCGTAATCTGATCATATTACCTATTTATTCATCTTTGCCTGTAGAATATCAGGCACGTATATTTGAAGATGTTACTGAAGAAGACAATATGAAGTTTTTAGAAGATATTAATGATAAgaatgatgaaaataataaaaaccataaagataatgataaaaataataaaaaggatgaagataataattcGAAAATGAATGTATCAcaaagtaaaaataaaaaaaatattaacgAAGAAATAGAAGAACTTAAAAGAgtaaatacaaataatagAATAAGAAggaaaattattttatcaaCAAATATTTGTGAAACGAGTATAACTATAGACAATATTGTTTATGTTATTGATTCAGGTTTATgtaaacaaaaaatatataaccCTAATTCAGGTATAGAATCATTAGTTACTCTACCATGTTCTAAAGCATCAGTGAATCAAAGAACAGGTAGAGCAGGAAGAAAAAGAGACGGGAAATGTTTTCGattatttacaaaaaaatcATTTATTGATTTAAGTGATAATTCAATTCCTGAAATACAAAGATGTGAAATTAGTAGTATGATATTGTTATTAAAAAGTTTAGGTATGgatgatattattaattttgattttttaGATCCTCCTTCTCctattgttattattaaagGATTAGAacttttatattctttagGTGCTCTAAATGATGAAGGAAATCTAACTAGGACAGGACGTAAAATGGCAGAATTTCCAACAGATGTAAAATCAAGTAAAATGATTTTATCAGCTGcagaaaaatataattgtGTTGATGAAATTTTGAATATTGCATCTATGTTAACACATGctaataatattttttatgttcaAAAAGgtaaagaaaaagaagcagaaaatattaaaaaaatgtttattattGAAGGTGGAGGTGATTTCTTActctttttaaatatttataaacaatgtgaagaaaataatttctCTACCTCTTTTTGTTATGATCATTTCTTACAATATCATACTCTTATTAAAGTTAAAGATGTGAAAACACAACTATTAAGTATATGTGAAAAAATTGATATACCCATTACATCTTGTGGTATTGAAAATCATGAATCcttaaataatattaaaaaaagtattGTCAGTGCATTTTTTACAAATGCCGCTCTACCTGTTAATAAAACTGAACtcaaaattataaaattaaatcaAGTTGTTAGTATATATCCTAATTCTGTTctctttaaaaaaaatattatggaagaaaatgaaaatgtgtgtatcattttttatgaaGTTATTAAACtaaataaatcatatatacGACATAATATACCtgtaaataaaaacttGTTATTTCAAATTGCAGacttttattttcttaaCAAAACGGAATAA
- a CDS encoding hypothetical protein (conserved Plasmodium protein, unknown function) — protein MLLSLNENIFLKNYFNLQNIIIPMFFSPFYFLRPRKKTQRVDRCRTKKQYKNRRHFKGFYYRWMGSY, from the exons atgttgCTATCATTAAATGagaacatttttttaaaaaattattttaatttacaaaatattattataccAATGTTTTTTTCgcctttttattttctaagACCTCGTAAGAAAACACAAAGAGTTGACCGTTGTAG gacaaaaaaacaatataaaaatagaagACATTTCAAGGGGTTTTATTATAGGTGGATGGGATCATATTAA
- a CDS encoding putative asparagine-rich protein: MDETTRTQVEIIKQEHAFIKGNMQDDIKNEKKENATNSNGNGEGRYIFNLLDRLNNFKKLKLKTSENDGIVSKENKIMDNEIQQLPEVGGEKKDHNNDKLDKIIEKDCQNIENEDSSILKDNHQLNEHNDNNSNNVCNLNCLKKKTPFDNDHNTIIKNNEAKEYINEESIIGSKNSYVESKLEKIEELFEEIKKQEDLFVDGLCEQLLVSFDNLCSLLIDQIKDIKLGSKDIEMFLKGEIEKIKDNNNILNRYLIKMQNEKNDMLFNINDNMLNDIKISFYDIFEKILNGEYKKEYEENIKQDKNKRIIYFILCKKQIIYILEDLYKNVYKNKIKDETYINKLYNMNKFVYILNNVNNNSFNNIIIEKKNHIIVDHVENLKRETEQVESVLENVLENVLDDEEHSFDKKEKINKIMDRNFLDVNCVEKNDGMHDSDVFENNHKLSNDTNISLESNVSNKTNQINKLSLNKQISNCFSKDHNNNHNLNNNNETQFSLSTCLTESSFMDKKMKENNSKETNITNENPNVEDYSNDIINNNDNMNNVHADNENIKNMYANDNHFVKMDYNDQFNNHYTNTINNNNNNDSNNNIYNNISNNIYNNIYHNMNNNNTNSNNNSSNNNNNNSNNNSNNNNNNNNNNNNNNNNNNNNNNNNNISSNNQFGHTHFNNNLLNQYNDQYNITLNNHLNNQLTNQLNCNLNNELSKQLSNQFNNQVKSSLNNIVGSTNNLVNEYFSDMMVYISWVPKSARCQYPRELPKSAAERNKLSEYIVAKEQMLYILRVMGYDEIDNIYFHPPKGSHIKIKFKSMICMNNFLKTYKNTPDKWKEDMFRFFNIPLRSSISVRDLRIERAVPRSSAAEFKKMKKLNKSYQDLFLFKDNFNVCEENMDTIDNIEKLDFHYDTYNKNVILQNKNDIALNKLLNDDKNNLSNMKNANINIHDENYTTTTNNNNNNINNNSNIINNNNKNNNIILLDDHHHHHNNNNAVVNNSLSIPVSGINSYYAPGVNAHGFLASNNAVMMNNTIINKTNNDLNNLCSSSTSAKNYMKDINNRLFVGTKMDNNTLNINTDHFNSNVMKNIHNTLTTTTTTTMINKNENELMNYTNLNHNNTMFASRTSSARNNNNNINNNXXXXXXXXXXXXXXXXXXXXXXXXXXXXXXXXXXXXXXXXXXXXXXXXXXXXXXXXXXXXXXXXXXXXXXXXXXXXXXXXXXXXXXXXXXXXXXXXXXIMNNNLLSNNNMNNVNKDFLTNNFNLKKNTHYASLTSSGNNMNLLNEPYISYNSNTENINNINGNNMSGNNINGNNNMNGHTDKNVTYVNPLNNNTDINSKKENNLLLLNYKNSYLNNNNNGSNTFSNCGQRVNQLKCLNTYNNKLNEELLNEKYINNEDLKDDLKNLINIDFINDIDMEYEEKHTYNNEAFLTTTNSNLLQRHTYPKNFPSLNENTLLTVVSSTSNNNNMNKMREYQTTIDKFTYNNVMNCEEQNYMMNFNQTNDDDDNHNNNNNNNSNIFQDDFTHTNLQLNSSNNNKLHHLSSFNSSTPTNGAIVLDDFNYYQDDKFNLHNNNKKNLFTNYYNSCEMPSPNSNMKNNQNTTFHMDATINDNYTHLENIKRNHNNSSNINMNNNNNNNNSLYRSTLNPKNFMNDLNLNNNYSNFDENFQGIKKNDDKMRDYDIIKVNDEDNKNFLSYPFHASSHIDTDQNFTNNYVNFF; encoded by the coding sequence atggatgAGACAACCAGAACACAAGttgaaataataaaacagGAGCATGCTTTTATAAAAGGAAATATGCAggatgatataaaaaatgagaaGAAAGAAAATGCTACAAATAGTAATGGAAATGGAGAAGGtagatatatattcaaCCTATTAGATCgtttaaataattttaaaaaattgaaattaaaaacatCAGAAAACGATGGAATTGTATCTAAAGAGAATAAAATTATGGATAATGAGATACAACAATTGCCAGAAGTCGGaggagaaaaaaaagaccataataatgataaacTTGATAAAATTATTGAAAAGGATTGTcaaaatattgaaaatgAGGATTCAAGTATTTTAAAGGATAATCATCAATTGAATGAACATAACGATAACAACAGTAATAATGTGTGCAACCTAAattgtttaaaaaaaaaaacaccTTTTGATAATGACCATAACAcaattattaaaaataatgaagCAAAAGAATACATTAATGAAGAATCAATTATTGGAAGCAAGAACTCATATGTTGAATCtaaattagaaaaaatagaagaattatttgaagaaataaaaaaacaagaaGATTTATTTGTTGATGGATTATGTGAACAATTATTAGTATCATTCGATAATTTGTGTTCGCTTCTTATTGACCAAattaaagatataaaaCTTGGAAGTAAAGATATAGAAATGTTTTTAAAAGGAGAAATCgagaaaataaaagataataataatatattaaatagatatttaattaaaatgcaaaatgaaaaaaatgatatgttatttaatataaatgataatatgttgaatgatattaaaatatctttttatgatatttttgaaaaaattttaaatggtgaatataaaaaagaatatgaagaaaatataaaacaagataaaaataaaagaattatatattttattttatgtaaaaagcaaattatttatattttagaggatttatataaaaatgtttataagaacaaaataaaggatgaaacatatataaataaattatataatatgaataaatttgtttatatattaaataatgtaaataacaattcttttaataatattattattgaaAAGAAGAATCATATTATTGTAGATCATGttgaaaatttaaaaagagAAACTGAACAAGTTGAGAGTGTTTTAGAAAATGTTTTAGAAAATGTTTTAGATGATGAAGAACATTCATTTgataaaaaggaaaaaataaataaaataatggACCGAAATTTTCTTGATGTTAATTGtgttgaaaaaaatgatggTATGCATGATTCAGATGtatttgaaaataatcataaatTAAGTAATGATACTAATATTAGTTTAGAAAGTAATGTAAGTAATAAAACGAATCAGATAAATAAGCTGAGtttaaataaacaaatatcTAACTGTTTTAGTAAGgatcataataataatcataatcttaataataataatgaaacACAATTTAGTTTGTCTACATGTTTAACAGAATCATCTTTTAtggataaaaaaatgaaagaaaataattcaaaagAAACAAATATTACTAATGAAAATCCAAATGTTGAAGACTATTCgaatgatattataaataataatgataatatgaataatgtTCATGCtgataatgaaaatataaaaaatatgtatgCAAATGATAATCATTTTGTGAAAATGGATTATAATGACCAGTTTAATAATCACTACACAAACACtataaacaataataataataatgatagtaataataatatatacaataatattagcaataatatatacaataatatatatcataatatgaacaataataataccAATAGTAATAACAATAGTAgtaacaataataataacaatagTAATAAcaatagtaataataataacaataataataacaataataataacaataataataacaataataataacaataataataacaatattaGTAGCAATAATCAGTTTGGTCATACccattttaataataatctaCTTAATCAATATAATGatcaatataatattacattgaataatcatttaaataatcaACTAACGAACCAACTGAATTgtaatttaaataatgaacTATCAAAACAACTTTCTAATCAATTTAATAATCAAGTAAAGAGttctttaaataatatagtaGGAAGTACAAATAATTTAGTGAATGAATATTTTAGTGATATGATGGTTTATATTTCTTGGGTACCTAAAAGTGCTAGATGTCAATATCCTAGGGAATTACCAAAGAGTGCAGCTGAAAGAAATAAACTAAGTGAATATATTGTAGCTAAAGAACAAATGttgtatattttaagaGTGATGGGTTATGATGAaattgataatatttatttccATCCACCAAAAGGAtcacatataaaaataaaatttaaaagtatgatatgtatgaataattttttgaaaacttataaaaatactCCTGATAAATGGAAAGAAGATATGTTCAgattttttaatattccTTTGAGAAGTAGTATATCTGTTCGTGATCTTAGAATTGAAAGAGCTGTTCCACGATCATCTGCAGCTGAATTtaagaaaatgaaaaaattgAATAAAAGTTATCaagatttatttttatttaaagacaattttaatgtatgtgaagaaaatatggatactatagataatatagaaaaattagattttcattatgatacttataataaaaatgtcatattacaaaataaaaatgatattgCCTTGAATAAACTTTTAAATGACGATAAAAATAATCTATCTAATATGAAAAATgcaaatataaatattcatgatgaaaattataCTACAACaactaataataataataataatattaataataatagtaatattattaataataataataaaaataataatatcattttattagATGACCACCACCACCACCACAATAATAACAATGCTGTTGTGAATAATTCTTTATCTATACCTGTTTCAGGGATTAATAGTTATTATGCACCTGGTGTAAATGCACATGGTTTTTTAGCAAGTAATAATGCTGTTATGATGAATAACacaataataaataaaactAATAATGATTTAAATAATCTTTGTAGTAGTAGCACCAGTgcaaaaaattatatgaaagatattaataatagATTATTTGTAGGAACAAAAATGGATAATAATACtttgaatataaatacagATCATTTTAACTCAAACgttatgaaaaatatacataacACACTTACGACAACAACAACTACTACtatgataaataaaaatgaaaatgaattaaTGAATTACACTAATTTGaatcataataatacaatGTTTGCATCTAGAACCTCATCAGCaagaaataataacaacaatattaataataataNNNNNNNNNNNNNNNNNNNNNNNNNNNNNNNNNNNNNNNNNNNNNNNNNNNNNNNNNNNNNNNNNNNNNNNNNNNNNNNNNNNNNNNNNNNNNNNNNNNNNNNNNNNNNNNNNNNNNNNNNNNNNNNNNNNNNNNNNNNNNNNNNNNNNNNNNNNNNNNNNNNNNNNNNNNNNNNNNNNNNNNNNNNNNNNNNNNNNNNNNNNNNNNNNNNNNNNNNNNNNNNNNNNNNNNNNNNNNNNNNNNNNNNNNNNNNNNNNNNNNNNNNNNNNNNNNNNNNNNNNNNNNNNNNNNNNataatgaataataatcttttaagcaacaataatatgaataatgtCAATAAGGATTTTTTGacaaataattttaatcTTAAGAAAAATACACACTATGCTTCTCTTACAAGCAGTGGGAATAATATGAACTTATTGAATGAACCATATATTTCATACAATAGTAATActgaaaatattaataatattaatggtaataatatgagtggtaataatattaatggtaataataatatgaacgGGCATACTGATAAAAATGTTACATATGTTAATcctttaaataataatacagatataaatagtaaaaaggaaaataatttacttttattaaattataaaaatagctatttgaataataataataatggtAGTAATACATTTTCAAATTGTGGACAAAGAGTTAATCAATTAAAATGTTTAAACacttataataataaattgaatgaagaattattaaatgaaaaatatataaataatgaggatttaaaagatgatttgaaaaatttaattaatatagattttattaatgatatagatatggaatatgaagaaaaacatacatataataacGAAGCTTTTTTAACAACAACAAATTCAAATTTATTACAAAGACATACATATCCAAAAAATTTTCCTTCACTTAATGAAAATACATTACTTACAGTTGTGTCTTCTACATccaataataataatatgaataaaatgAGAGAATATCAAACAACTATTGACaaatttacatataataatgttatGAATTGTGAAgaacaaaattatatgatgaATTTTAATCAAAcaaatgatgatgatgataatcataacaacaataataataataatagtaatatatttcaagATGATTTTACACATACTAATTTACAATTAAatagtagtaataataataagcTTCATCATTTATCTAGTTTTAATAGTAGTACTCCTACTAATGGTGCTATCGTATTAGATgattttaattattatcaagATGACAAATTTAACTTACATAAcaataataagaaaaatttatttactAACTATTATAATTCTTGTGAAATGCCTAGTCCAAATTctaatatgaaaaataatcaaaatacAACTTTTCATATGGATGCTACaattaatgataattatacacatcttgaaaatataaaacgTAATCATAACAATAGTTCTAACattaatatgaataataataataataataataattctcTATATAGAAGTACTTTAAATCcaaaaaattttatgaatGATTTAAActtaaataataattatagcaattttgatgaaaattttcaaggtatcaaaaaaaatgatgataaaatGAGAGATTATGATATCATCAAAGTTAATGATGAGGATAACAAAAATTTTCTAAGTTACCCCTTTCATGCATCATCACACATAGATACTGATCAGAATTTTACAAACAATTATGTaaactttttttaa